The segment TAGATGCAAGTTTGAAGTCAGAGGAAATAAGAATATATTTATGCTCTGGGAAAACTAcagaggtttctttttttttttttttttttagggctcactgtctttttattgcttttatttacattgtgCAAACCAAATTTCTTTAATTCACAGCaaatatattatatttccaACATAGACTATTTCATATTATGCCAGATTGTAACATGTTCAATATTAGTGTTAATGTACTTTGCTCTTGTCTCTATAGGAGAAGAGGGGACCCCTGTTGCACTGTTTGGCCAGAGTTCTGCATCTGTTTGAAGTAAGTATGAAAAGGAGACTTAATCTGGCTGGGTGTGATTAGACCAGTTTTATAAGCCCCCAATCAGAAGtgtacagctgctgtcacagaagGCTGTCTGTCTACTCATGAGCACTACAGAAAGgatagtttgtttatttattttattttttttatgtcttcataTATCACAGCTGTTGCTGTACATTCTctgttgatttttcttttttgttgttgacatcTGGAACTTTGTTACCTTGTCCCAGGAGGATGAAAAACGCTCAGATGCCATTTCTATGCTGGTGGAGTCTTCAAAGGCTGGTTGTCTGCAGAGTTCCTACCTTTTGTGGGAACACAACCGTAAAACAGCTGTGAGTCTAAATTCGCCATTTTGTGTCCTAGTCGAAGTTACTTGTTGAGTTACTTTGATCATCTTAATTTGAAATTTATTGTAAAATTCAGTATACAAAAAGCTTTTGTCTAAATGTCAATTTGCAACTGATTGTTAATTGTTTAAATATCAGATGGCTGATCCAGGAAGGTACCTCCAGTGCATCAGAACCCTCAGAGACTTTGCTGCCAAAGGATGCTGGGAGGCACAGGTGTGTGACTTAACTTAATAGCATCTTGAACCAGTACAtacatttgagtttatttaATATGCATATTCTGTCTTGTGATAATGCCTGTGTCAGTGCATGTGTCTCTTAgtctacaccccccccccccccccccccacacacacacacaaaaaaaaaaagacaaacaaacaaaaaaacctttccaATAATACAGAGGACAAAGAAGATTTTCTCTTGACAGCttttcatgtcatgtttttgtttcccttttcctccACTCCTCCATTTGTCCACAGTTAGTTTGTTCTTATTGAAGCATTATGAAGCAGTGTCAAGAGGTCTTGACAGTTGATggcatgtttctttttctctgcattgCCTTTTAAAGGCCAAGCTGCACGAcagaatttgaaaaaatatgaatcatcTAAATCACAAAATCTGTAATTATAGCAACAACTAATGTCAAACGCGACCTTATTGTTGGGGCTTTGTGTGATTCTATTCAACAAACCAATCATGCCATTTTTGTGAAACAGCTATATAACAACATCTTTTGCTGTCCCCAGCTCTCTCTGGCAAAAGTGTGCAGCCGAGGGAATCCGCTTGGCTTGAAGACAAAAGCCTGTTCTGACTTAGTGGCACAACTTTTCAGCTCCTCGAACCTGGCATCACGGCCTGGTTCTCAAGACATCCTCAGACGAGGCATCAAGGACACCATGAGGTAGACAGCAACTTAAACTTTACCATGATTACTCTGTTTGCGAATAATATCTTAAAACAGTTAAATGCTCCTGTTAGTGACCTTGTGATGACTCTCTCTGTTTTGATCATCATTGCTGTCTTAAATGGCATTACTGAGTGCAGTAGATTAAAAATGGAACGGAGCACAAGGCTTTCACTCAAATGTTtctaagaagaaaaaaaaagctatccTCTGTAATGGAGGGAACATGCCTCAGAGCCATTGGGAAGACTGTCAAATTGGTGTGATTACCCACATTTAGATCACTTCAAATTATATTTCCTCAATTTTGTTTGACTAGAAAATTGAGATGTAATTTTTTGattctttgtctttgatttaaatgtttctttctccCACTATAGGTACATTCTGGTGGACTGGCTTGTGGAGGTAACCACCATGAAGGACTTCTCCAGCTTGACCCTGCATGTGACAGTTGGTTGTGTGGATCGATACCTAGCTCTTCGCTCTGTCCCAAAGGCTCGCCTTCAGTTATTGGGCATCGCCTGCATGGTAGTTTGCACACGGTGAGAATGTCTGTTCTTTGAACTATCCATGCCCCGATATGGTTGTATACCGTTTAGGGAATGGAAACGGCtaaacaaatttaatatttggAGGCAAAAGtaagacaacttttttttttttttttttttttttttttcccttttaacaATATTTGGTTCTGTTCTTTCCAGCTATATAAGTAAAGAAATCCTGACCATCCGAGAAGCTGTTTGGCTCACTGACAACACGTACAAATATGAGGACTTGGTTCGAATGATGGGAGAAGTTGTCTCTGTGCTGGAGGGAAAAATCAGAGTGAGTAGAATAAATTGCCTTGGCACTGCAATATTTGTGCTGGACATATATTTCAGTGCcaattcatgttttcagtttggggttttttttttttttgctaccaCTGAATTTGAGCATTATCTATAGAAATAGCAATTTTATGTGCTTTCCTTTTAGAGCCCCACACTGCTGGACTACGGCGAGGTGCTATTGTCTCTGCTACCTCTGGAGAGGCGGACCACTCATCTATTTAGCTACATTTGTGAACTGTCACTGCTCTACTCTGCTCTCGCTACACAACCACCTGCCAAACTTGCCTGTGCTGTACTACTGCTTACACGAGCACTACATCACTATGGTATTGACGCACACTCACATGTATGGCAGGTCTATTTGAAAAGATGTTTCATGTACATttgtgcacataaaaaaaaaaaaaacactaatctTTTTAAACACAAGTAACTTACAACTTTATTTCGGTGTAAAGTTTATGTTCACTTCAGTTATATCTGTTGTCTtcttctctgcagctcctctctggCCCAGCCAGGTAGCTGACTACACAGGCTTCTCCAAGCAAGACCTTGTCTCCCTTTCCGTGCTGCTTTATGTAAAGTGGTAAGTTTCTCACTATGCATTTTGACTGGCCATGAAAtgtacttgtttttcttttcatcatcagtctgtctgctcatgtttgcacagacacacactcaaacccttttctttttctttgaatgaGTCACAATGTTGCAACAATGATTATATTGGTTTTACCAGTTAAACTTAATCTGCTGGAACCTCAGTCTGCGTCCTAATGACCGATTTCTCATCAGTCTAAATAAATCACTTATTACATCTTCTGAATGAGTGAAGAAGATACCTCCACAGCTATGGGGCCATTgatttgtgtttctgaatgtgtCATGTGACACAACATCTacttcagttttcttctttgaaaagagaaaataagaatTGATTATCTGATTATTTTCGGtgctaataataattatttaaatatttgagcTTTAAAACGGATAGcctttaatattttaaagtaAACAGGAAGCCTGGGGAAATGCAGAGTCATAACACAGTAGAAGGCATTTCTGTGTGAAACCAATAGTGAGTGAAAAGTACCTGAAGTCATTTTGATAGGAGAGTGTTGTCGACAAACTCAAATTCTCAAATGGACAAGTAATAATTTTTGTTCCCAAAAGTTGATAATAGAGATGCAACAAGAAAATCAAACTCGCCCTAACTCCCTCCACTCTCTTTTCTCAGTTTCAATCAAGATGTTCCCAAAGATTACAGGCACGTATCTCTAACTGGAGTTAAACAGCGATTTGAAGATGATGCCTACCAGAACATCAGCAAGGAAATGgtacatgatgatgatgatgctgatgattattattatatttatttttttaatacaataatttttttacaatacaattttttttttaacaataaggTATATTGTTGTATATTCACAGTTCAGTAAAGGCTTCTGTCTAGTggacattcatttaaaaacatttataaactGTACCACGGTAGGTGTCAAATTGGTTGAAAATCTAACTGCTTACTGACTTTTATTTCATGGACAACCAAGGTGATGGATTTTAAAGAACTATGCCAGATCTTGGAGATTCCTGAGGTGGAACCTCAGATGGAGCCTCCCAGCCCCACCAGCAGCCAACCAGCAGATATCCATACTTTCCTCGCCTCTCCATCCAGCACCAACAAGAGGTAGGCCTGTTCGTAGCACACATGAGAACTAAATGGTATTCAAAATATAATAATGGCTTTTAAACATAAGCCAAAACATTGTATCATCAAAACGGCACTTGACAGACAAAAAGAATTCAGTTATGAGAAACAACTCATTACCAGCAGTGTGCATCCCCTTTATTCATGCACATTTAGCAGCTCTTATCCTTGCTGTGTCCCCAGTGCAACATGAAAATCCCACTTGTGAACTGTTTTCACCATAAGGCGTTTGTTTGTGCCATCTGTGAGATGCTGCAGTGACTCACTGTAACCCACGGTTTGTTCCCTAATCCCAAGGAGACGTGATGACAGTATGCAGGCCCACAGAGCGAGTTTTGTGGCCACGCCCACAGCAGAGCTGTCTAATCAGGAGGAGATGCTGCTGGGTGACATCCTGGACTGGAGCTTGGATTCTTCCTCTTCGGGTTATGAGGGCGACCAAGAGGAggacagtgagggagagaaagatggTGATTGTAAGTGATGATGATTAATAGAATACAAATGAActaagcagcaggacattttctGACTATAGATAACTGAGCAGTTGCGATGTCCAGCACAGTAAAGCAGAGTAGACATTTAAACATTATAATATAGTCACTGTCATGGACAAATGTTGATGGATGATAGGCTGCTGTGGTGgcaaaatgttgacaaaaacTTTGGAACAATCAATGTCAGAAATTTTCCATCACACTCCTCTGCTGCCTGCATGTATAAGATGTGATCAGAGTGGCTTGCTGTTAAGAACTGACAGTTCTTGTCTTTCCACAGCGTCAATGATTTCTGTCAGCCTTCAACCGTTGGATGATGCAGACAGAACATCAGAACACTGCAGAGCCCTGTCCAGCGATGAAGACAGTTACTGTGAAGTGGAAAGGGGGGTGAAGATGGATTGCCAAAGCCGAGAGCCCCTCTCTCACTCTACAGATCTTCACAGTTCAGGATACTCCTCAGTACTCTCCATTAGCCCCTCATCTAcatgctcctcttcttccctcatGCCTTGTACTTTCAAGAGTTTTACCACTTCTCTCGGTGCAGCTTCTGCCAATGCCCAGCCAGGCTTCCGTCTTTTGGTGCCCATGCAGAGGCCCCGGGGCACCTCCAGCAAACAAGTGAAAAGGAAGAACTTAGCAGCTCATAGTGGAGGAGAGGTGGACAGAGATGAAAAGGAGGTCAGGAAAGAGGACGACTATTCCACCAGCATAGGGTTTCTGAGCCTATagacagtgttttgttttgtttttcatggtttgttttatttttattttatttttttaatggcccAATGATCTTCACAGATCATCTGCTCAGTCGTCTTCTAGCACTTTCCTTTAGTTTGCAATGCTGTTCCTCACCTGTCAGTGTGCACTGGTCCATCAAAATGACAGAAGATCGAGAAGCTTTGACGTTTAAGACAAGTTAAgggaagataaataaataaatatataaatttacCTGAAAACTTCCTTTTCTGTcaaatcacatttcatttccatgtttACAGGTATGTCATTGAAATACCTCCCATGAACGTACACTCACAGTCAGCTCTCATACCACTGGAACATCACTTTCCTCAGGACCCATGTACAATGTTTGCCTTATCTGTTTTACAGTCTTTAACAACAACCTATCTCAGATCATGTTAAATAGTGGTGCAAGAACCTCATACTTTTCtgacgtgggggggggggggggggtaaatgtTTTCACTATATAAAtgttttctatatatatatgaaagcaaaaaacataGCCACCATGTTATTGGGATTGTTTTGATTATTATCATAGTCTCTGATATGCACTGTCAAGAATCTATATTATTTTTGGTGAATGTCATCATCAGGTGACTACTCTTTAAGGTAATAGTTGATGAAATGTGTATCTGAAGTCTAATAACTATGattgtatgaattcttgttttAAGTTCTGCATGTGTTTGCCAAAGGTACTgttgtcatttgtgttttcaggggcATCTATTTCAAAAGAAACAGCTGTGAAAAAATTTTTGATAGTCTGCATCTTCTATGATTTTGTACATACACACCAGTTAGGATGATCAGATTTCTGATGAATGTTGTCCAAAAGACCTGCAGCACACTATTTCCTCAGGAACACCAGTCTGACATTTAAGACAACGTTACCTGTTGAGATCTTGACACTATGTTTAGTAAGGTGTGTTTAGGCCAAGAATGACCATCTGGTTGAGTACTGTGCAAATCCCCACCCTGCATTCTACATTAAATAATCTCAGAAACATTGAGGCACttggaaaagcagaaaaaatgatAGTTCTTTACGCAGTTTcaatttgatgaaatgtgaccATTTTTTTAATGCTTGAACAATCAATGCTAAAGTATtaagttgatttgtttttacatcCTTTGAAAGAAATGGAAGCTCTGACACTAAAGGAAAATTATTACTTGATGGGATTTTATGAGTACTTTATCCCTTTTTCACAGTATACAGTGTCTAAATGATTGTGACTgactgtaaatacattttaaactgtTACTCCAGACTGGTTATCGCCTGTGTTTTATAACTGTACATAGTACAATATGTATAAAtggacaaaaggaaaagaacatGCCACTActtgaaattgtttttgcttcattcCAAAAAAGCAGTGTTTGTcttgaaatgtctgtttttccacaATACAGTGTTTGTTCTTTAGACCTGTGAATATGTAATTCTTTTGTATtgagtttaaataaaacaagccATCATGCCAATTTCTGTTTGATGTCAATTTCCACACAAATACTGTTAGATTTGTAACAGATTTGCCTCAAAATGTATCTTGGTTTGTTTTAGCAAGATGTGAATGAGATCGTAAATACCTCAACTTATTGTAGTGTGTTTTCCCAAGCAAGCTGTTTTTCTTGGATGTCAGTAGACTTGTAAGAACAGCAATAAGATATCATGTTTCCTGGGAAAAATAAATTACCAAGATGAAAACCTTGTGCACAGTGTCCCTACAAAAATCAGTTGGCACCATTTAGCAGTGTTGGGGCCAAGACTACAGTACAGTGCATTAATGTCTCACCTCTGAGtagtcttttgtttcttttttttttttttttttttttttgcgatttttttatgtttaaatagAGCAATTCTGTTGCTCTGAAAGTTTCACACAGCTGACTAATTTTTAATCCTCCAGTTTGcatctcttgtttttttttctttgtaattacAAGACTAAATGGGTCAGCCAGGAAGCTATCATTGCTGGTTTAACAGATATGAATTGTCGTTTAGACTTGGATAGACATGATCTGGTAATTGTCCACTGTCTGCAATGTGAAATGTCAACAGTTTGGTAAAGCCCCCACAGcaccaaaaaaatgaagaaataaaaaatacagtccTACAGTATGCTCTACAAGCCTGTGTAGTCTGTACTACACACACTTCACTGATTTGCACAAGGCTCAATTTACTTTCCATATGAAGGGGTGTGACTTAAGATATAAAACAGGAAGGCTTTGTTGCAGATTGTCTTCAGGAATGGTATGATTTTAGATCAGTGTTTCGGAGGTGTAGTCAGTCAAATTTGAACTCAACTACAATGCTTGAGTAAATGTACAGTTGCATTCAGTAATTTCCCTTTTGAGTTGCATTCTGTGGCTTGAAGGATCTGACTTGACAGGACTACAGACAGGATATTATCAGCGTCATCAAAAAGCCCTAAAAGTATTGCCTGGATGAAAGGACGTAAAGCCGTACTATGATATGTAATGCGAATATTTttgcataaattaaaaaaaaaaaaaaaaaaaacaacaaaacaaaacagcacacaatATTATTTCTAATATAGTTTCATGAATACACTTgttaaaatacataaacatgagctaaaacaaataaagaatcTTATTTATAGATTGTAGTTTTGCTGCAGATGCGGTCATGAAGTCCAGGTGTTGCGATcacgtgcccccccccccgttccACTGACATCACGTGACGCGTTTTGTTGACGGTTGTCCCAACATTTTCCGATGAATTCACACGCTAATCCCGCAGCTGGTGCAATGTCATCTCGCTAGCAGGCACCAGAGAAAGGACGGGAGCTCAACAAATACAAGAAAATCAGGAGCGGCATCCGGACGTCTTTGGCTCGACTAAATGTCCGACCGAGCCCGGCTGGTGTCGGTGAGGAACGAGGCCCCGCAGTGATGGTCTGGTTATTGGTTTAAGACAGAAAGGAGGAACCGTTCACCTCGACAGGAAAACGGGATCATAGCTGCATGAAGTCAGTGCGCCACGTCCCGCTGTTTTGAGGTAATTCCACGTAGTTTTGTGACTTGACACTTGCGACTCACTTcgttaaaacacattttggagaTAAGACTGTGAGTCAGCACATTCATTATTTCAGAGAAAAGCTAGCTTTGTCTCGCTGCTCCCTCATTAGCATTCAACAGAATCCATAGGGATTGACGGGCAGGTCGATCGTCCAATCAGAGGGCAGAATCCTGCGTCGGCCCAACCACAGCCGAGAAACTGGACCAGACAAGGAAATCAGTCATTTATATTATGCTTTCTTTCATGCACATTGTCTGACACTACACGATAATACGTGTAACGAGGCTTCAATTACAAAGATATTACTATTCTCACGTGACCCTTTAACAGGATGTAGCCTCTCACAGCCAAATGGCGTtacttcaaacaaacacagtccCAATATAACCTTTTGCGTGGTACTCATGAAATGGTGTGCTTCGCTGTGAGGTCAGAGACTGCTGAGGTGAAAACAGTGATCTGGTAGCTGCAGCTCTACCACTTCATATTTATTAATTGTCCCCTTGTTCCGTCTTTGTCACTCAATTCGTTTTTAGTAGCTCAGTTTGATAGGGCTTGCGTTTGAAGCTTTGTCAACCATACTTCtctgtttgattaaaaatgataatCACCTTTTGCTTGTCCAACTGGTTCAGCATGATGATGTCAGCAGCCTGTTCTAATCCTTATTTGCCTCTGAGGAATTTCCCCTGTTTCTGAAGATAACAGAAATTTCATTCTAATTTCGATAATACTGATTGCTCTGTATCACTTCTCTCTTTGGCtagttttttaatctttgttgAATGGAAACTGAAATTAGAAGCTTTTTACAACTATCACAGTTGGTAGGACTGATTTTGAAAACTCAACCAACATTCAAGAAGAAAATTTACATCACAATATAAGTTTCAGAATTTACATAAGGGACTTTACCCGAAACTTTAAAGTGtcactctgtttctgtctccagCCACTGTAGACGACTGATTGGACTTGACAGTGCCCCTTTTCCTGATCAAAATGGCTATTATGAGGCAATTTGGACTGTTGGTGTGGAAGAACTATGTTCAGCAGGTGAGTTTGACTAAGATGACATTGCACTCAGTCTGTATGTGTCCTTATTAGGTGGTGACCTTGTTTGCAACTGTGAATTATCAGGCACAGCTGTGTTTGTAGAACAGAGGCTCATGTGGGAGTGTTTATTAAGTTACAGGCTTGTGTGACATCATAAATAAAGTAAACTGACTAAGACTTTGTTTTCTGCGACTTTGTGATGTTATCCAGCCACTTTGAAACTGTTTGATCCCAGTATGCCTGtagtgtgttgttttgtcacaCACTCTAGCTTGGTCAACACATTTGAGGGCTTTCACATGCTTTTCCAACCCTTATATGGTTGTCTTGTCTCCAAATCATGAGAAAGGTTATCATGACAATCACATTTTTCAATTGTGGAACTGTGTCACAtgtctgtattttcatttgttggCTAACAGGCAGATCAAAATCTCCAATTGAGACAGTATATATTCTTGTACAAATATAGTTCAGGGAACATATACCATCATACTACAAAAtctatgatttttatttttatttatttttttttttattcagaaatgGAATTGGCTATCTGCTGCATAGCATGCTGGTAAAAAGCTGTTGAACCATCACTTTTTGTCCACCCACTGCTTCTCTAGTTGTTATGTAGAGACTCTATAAGGACcaggaagtgaaaaaaacaaaaacaaacatagtgTATATCTTGGTGTTGTTTGTCCATCTTGGACACATAAAGAACATACATGttaatctgttttaaaaaaaatctctgtatCCTCTCTGTCTGAACTTCATATTCATAGTTAGAACTGTGCACTGAACAGTTTCTTTACTCCTTCAAAACCTAAAACTGTTAgcatttttccactttttgtGATTATACATTCTCACCAAACAGATGCCTGATTATCTTTCTATTTCTGTGCTACAGAAACGTCAGATCCTGGTAACTTTGGTGGAGATACTCCTGCCCTTACTCTTCTCTTGCATCCTCATTGTGCTGCGTCAGAAGGTGCCTTTTAAGGATTATCCAAATGCCACGGTCTATGAGAGCTACTCTGTAGACTTACTACCCAAGAAGTTTTTGAGGGAATTTCAACTGGCCTATGTGCCTGGAAACTCCAGTGTGGTGCGTCAGGTTGCAGAGGATGTGAGAGGCATCCTGTCGCTCTCCTCAGGTGGGTGATACTTTTGAGAGGCAGTTTCAGTCAACATGCTaatctgtgaaaaataaagtatCTGCTCCATTATGCCATTGCTACAAACTATTGGCCACCAGCTCACAGGCACCAAAGATTAGTCAGTGGCAGTTTGCCAATAACATAATTTCAGCTGTcaagttgtgtttttcaaagAGTAGTTTGATCCCTCTGTTTTCTCACCGGGACTTGTCCAGCAGATCAATAACCCTCTCATCCCTATGTGGAAAACATAAGACCCTGCCAGCAGATTGTTAGCCTAGCCTAGCATAAAGACTAGGCAACAGGTAACTTGGCTTCATCAAAGCTAACAGTCTGTTTAACAGCACAGCTCCCACATCAAAATGATATATCCTTTTCTGTTAATgtgcacaaaaaccaaaatgtagAAATGATAAGTAGTGTGTAGTGTGGAGTtctgtgctgcagtttgtcctCTGGCTTGAAAAAGGTGATTAGGTTTAAACAAAGCCTAAGGGTGGCATACCTAACTGGAGGTGTCAGGACCACCATTATGAACAGGGAAACTAATATCGCCACCTTGACACCACTTGCAATTCAGGGCGAAACCTGGGAAAACTGGCTTCTCTAGAAACAATCCCCAGGAGAGAAAATATATACACCCTGCTTCTGTGACAGACTTAATGAAATTGGAGTAGagacagggaaagagaggacGCTCACATACTGTAGCATGTTCCTCACCTCCCCCAGTGACACCTTACACACCATCTTTCTCTAACTGACAGAATCCCACACACCTTCTCTGCATGACCAACTGGACAGATAATAAATGCAAACGGTCTGACTGACAGGTGTGCAAGCAGGCTGTTCACATATTTCTTGCTATGTCAGATAATGAAAAAGACAGGTTTAACAGGAGCAGTGTGAGGATGTAGATGGATATTATGCTGCTGGTGGATGGATCGGTGGATGGCTGTTGCAATACAAAGCTGAGTGAGATCCCAGCTCAGCCGTGAATGAATAATTTAGCTTGTTACGGCGTTCACAGGGAAAGGTGGAAAGGAATTAAGGCTGAGCTTTTGTATGCACACATGGAAGACATTGTGCTGCATAATATTATGACCTGAAATTTGAGGAGCTTTAACAGCCATTGACTTTCTAACTTGACTCTAATTCTTTTTAGTGAAACTCTTGGTTTGTCAAAATTCTTGTGTGACAAACCCATTAGGTGATCTCAAGTTCCCCTCCTTCAAAACCATCTATAGATTGTATATCTATAGATGCCACATTGTAATGGTGAcagtttagaaatgaaaaactatGTTACTTTGAGTGTATAGAGTAGAACTCGTCTACAGTCTGTTCCTGTAGTCCCTTTACAACCAAAAAGATAATAAATTCAGTAGTATTCATGAGGCGCAATTGAAGTTAAGAGCAGTTCATATAGGGCTTGCTTTATTTGGTACGTTTGATTGCTGTTTGTCCTTGACCTATTTTCCTTAGTGCACCTTGTTTACTTATTTCCTGAGACTAACTCTGATGTAACCCCTTGGACACATGAACAAGAATACCTTGATGTGTGCTTGATaagtgggggaggggggataCCATTGAGAACGCTGTTTCTGTAAAATTAAGAAATCGTGAAAAGGATATCAAATCGTAATATTGTTTTTTAGCTATATTGAGCTACTCTCTTTTCATATTGTTTTCCTTTCTATTTGTTGCAGAGGTGTCTCTTCCCTATTTAGTACCTGTTTCAAATAAAGTGTGTACGTGGGGTTTTTGTGGAATTTTCTTTTGAACTCCTAAATTGGAAATTGACCATTGAATTCAGTGTACTGCTGGCATCTCAGTCAACTTCCTGGCTGTTAATGggaatgattaaaaatgatctgaaaaaacaaacaacaatatcaTGTTCAAACTGACAGTGTTTTTGCATGcctatgtgtttgttttccagtgCGCGGATTTGAAACAGAAGAGCAGTTTGAGGAATATGTGAGAAATGACCCTCTGTCAGGGAACCTTCTGGCTGCTGTGGTGTTTGAGCACCATTTCAGCCACGATGATGAACCTCTACCCCTAAAGGttacaagaaacacacacacacacacacaattaattGTTTCACCTAAAGAGGGCAGTAGTGTCatcattcatttgcattcatgtAGTTGTCTTTAGCCAGCCAGTAGCTTCAAGGTAGAGGCTAACAAACTAAAAAAGCACAGTAGTGCATCCTAACCAAGCAGCATGATGTAATTTTAGCCATCAGATTGTTGTCTGCTCTGAATGTGAAGTAGAATTGAAACCGCTCCTCCATTGTGGGAGGACCCCTGACAGAGGAGAGATGAATCTGAGGGTTCATGCTGTGTGAGCCCATGTGGGAAGCACTTTGTCTGGGTTGTGATGGGGAAAGTCTAACAGATTTAATAAGATTGAATGCTTCAGTGAGCCAGTGCTCACAGCAGCACCAGGGAGACAAAGGTACTCCTACATTTAAGGGTGAATCATCCTCTCATATTTATATCCATTCTTACCCCGTGtgcctgtctccctctgtcGCTTTCATATCAGTTCAATTCTAACATCCTAATTGAGACAAGGTGGAAGAAAGTGTAAAACAGtaagaaagcagtagcaaataACTTATTAAAATACAGGAATGCTTAGTTACGCTGTCTGCTTCAGACTAAAAACCTTTAACAGTTCAGCCAAAGCAAGAAGGACCAGAGTCTCCCAACACA is part of the Echeneis naucrates chromosome 8, fEcheNa1.1, whole genome shotgun sequence genome and harbors:
- the ccnf gene encoding cyclin-F; this translates as MKVGVHCRCSKCYSVPARKRVRKRTSALTLLSLPEEVLLCVLQCLSAEDLLSVRAVHSQLRDIVDNHSSVWARISFRDTWPSPNTLWLFERAAEKGNFEAAVKLGIAYLYNEGPLLSDEGRADVCGRKASHFFSLAESLRSPSADPFIWVFIRPPWSPTGSCCKAVVFDRLKAECDINVEKRGPLLHCLARVLHLFEEDEKRSDAISMLVESSKAGCLQSSYLLWEHNRKTAMADPGRYLQCIRTLRDFAAKGCWEAQLSLAKVCSRGNPLGLKTKACSDLVAQLFSSSNLASRPGSQDILRRGIKDTMRYILVDWLVEVTTMKDFSSLTLHVTVGCVDRYLALRSVPKARLQLLGIACMVVCTRYISKEILTIREAVWLTDNTYKYEDLVRMMGEVVSVLEGKIRSPTLLDYGEVLLSLLPLERRTTHLFSYICELSLLYSALATQPPAKLACAVLLLTRALHHYAPLWPSQVADYTGFSKQDLVSLSVLLYVKCFNQDVPKDYRHVSLTGVKQRFEDDAYQNISKEMVMDFKELCQILEIPEVEPQMEPPSPTSSQPADIHTFLASPSSTNKRRRDDSMQAHRASFVATPTAELSNQEEMLLGDILDWSLDSSSSGYEGDQEEDSEGEKDGDSSMISVSLQPLDDADRTSEHCRALSSDEDSYCEVERGVKMDCQSREPLSHSTDLHSSGYSSVLSISPSSTCSSSSLMPCTFKSFTTSLGAASANAQPGFRLLVPMQRPRGTSSKQVKRKNLAAHSGGEVDRDEKEVRKEDDYSTSIGFLSL